One segment of Vigna radiata var. radiata cultivar VC1973A unplaced genomic scaffold, Vradiata_ver6 scaffold_179, whole genome shotgun sequence DNA contains the following:
- the LOC106780341 gene encoding uncharacterized protein LOC106780341 has translation MKIFNWVHKRFHHNSLKDGFASNMKKTEPAINNADSQALLKQVALTESLGGWEDGILTIGTLGYDPLKSMNPHKEYFALEIEVEQEEGEGENSIMVDEEEEKCYSPEHEELNPLIYNTFEHNFEDIVSENYDDGDVVSFNEIVMAPPVICDEVMESYDMEADEKKKKGERITLADLFLADSDVKIKLNPAKVCQLASSEKPNLKAKHGLSFAKKLIPRVKDNPHPMKDIKKLMKKMLKRKIHPDLDVKNLKPEGEEVSAAGLNLDDNHMNEGNDSSYFLSI, from the exons ATGGGTTTGCTTCAAACATGAAAAAAACTGAACCTGCAATCAACAACGCGGATAGTCAAGCTTTGCTGAAACAAGTTGCCCTTACTGAATCACTTGGTGGATGGGAAGACGGCATTCTAACCATAGGAACTCTTGGCTATGATCCCTTGAAGTCCATGAACCCCCACAAAGAATACTTTGCTTTGGAAATTGAAGTTGAACAAGAAGAGGGTGAAGGAGAGAACAGCATCATGGTGGATGAGGAAGAGGAAAAGTGCTATAGTCCTGAGCACGAGGAACTGAATCCATTGATATACAACACATTTGAGCACAACTTTGAGGATATTGTCAGTGAAAACTATGATGATGGAGATGTGGTGAGTTTCAACGAAATTGTGATGGCTCCACCTGTGATTTGTGATGAAGTGATGGAATCATACGATATGGAGGctgatgaaaagaagaagaaaggagaaaggATCACATTGGCTGATCTTTTCTTAGCTGATTCTGATGTTAAGATAAAGCTTAACCCTGCCAAAGTCTGTCAACTTGCTTCAAGTGAAAAACCAAACCTTAAAGCAAAGCATGGACTCTCTTTTGCCAAGAAGCTCATTCCACGCGTTAAGGACAATCCCCATCCAatgaaagatataaaaaaa CTGATGAAGAAGATGTTGAAGAGGAAAATCCACCCTGATCTTGATGTTAAGAATCTCAAACCAGAAGGTGAGGAAGTGAGTGCAGCAGGGTTAAACCTTGATGATAATCATATGAATGAAGGCAATGACTCAAGTTATTTCCTTTCAATTTAA